Genomic segment of Eleutherodactylus coqui strain aEleCoq1 chromosome 1, aEleCoq1.hap1, whole genome shotgun sequence:
CGCCGTACAGCAGGTGGGGAAGGGAGAATCCAAGAGCATGCCCGCGCCAGcagaacacactgactgacagctgTCTGGGGACGGGGACAAAGACAGCGTGTCCAGCTGCAGCGGCGGGCCGCCCGCACATAAGCTGATGTAGCAGCGCCGGTGGGGAGATTCACAGCAGGGGACAGACAGCACCGGAGCATGGAGGGGAGAAGGCACAGCCCCGGGGAGAAAGCTGACGGGTTGTTAGACCGCTGGAGATGGGGGAGACTGTGCATCGCTGATGTGAGGGCggcggggagagtgacagcgccGAAAGTCGGAAGGGCAGAAGGCAGAGCATTAGGGACACCGACTGGAGCCAGCAGGGGAGATTATATTACACCAGCTCAGATTGGAGGGAGTGGGTGAAAATGACAGCAGCCGAGCCGGAAGAAATGTGAGGTAGCCAATCGACAGCTGTGGGTGTTCCATTAAACTCCACCAGGACTAACCCTTGTTTTCCCCCATTGTTCCGGTGGAGACAACATGCATTAGTACTGTTGTTTGTTGCGATTTCCCCTGGAAGTCCAATCTATTAGAGTGGGTGTGTATATATTCCAGCCCCTGCTCTTACTAGTTGCTGAATATTCATCTCTTCTGGTGAAGCTGGTCTAGTCCATTTCACTTGGTGTTGTCATCCTGATTCAGCTGGTGTATTATTTGTATATTGAAGTTGCTTCTGCCATCATCCCTGCTGCCTAGAATTGTTTCCACCTGTTCTTAAATATTCCCTGTTTCTACTTAGGGTAAATGCATGTGGCCTCCAGGTTCCAGCATGTGGCTGTCCCTGTTGGGGCAATTGCCCCACTTAGGCAGGGTTTTTTCCCTCTTCTAGTTGTTAGGGTTAAACAAGTACCAGTTTTTCTGATGGCGCTATGcgacacttactaatataatattgtGAAAAAGATTGGAGTTGGTCATAggccctaaaccagcagagccagacagcagccgtgtgtttacaggacctgtgataatgtcaccatcatgtgatcagtcactgaggCTCTAAACTttgcccctgattacatgatgttgacatcatcacaggtcctgtaagcacacggctgctgtcaagcTCTGCATGCTTTAGGAccggtgatgacatcaccatcacgTGGTTAGGGGTGGAGCTCGGAGCCCCAGTGattgattacatgatggtgacatcatcacatgtgacTCACACAGTCACGCAGTCACTCACACacgggtggtcgttagtattttaatTTCCCCTTTTTGCCTTTGTTTGTCTTTTGGTGGGGATTTTGGTGTTTTACATGGGACCTACAAGTGTTTCTTTGTCCTGTGTGAACATTGTCTTGCATCAGTGCTGTACATGGTGCGTAAACGCTCAGTGCAGATGTAATACGGAAGCATAACAGTTCCACGCACAGGCTATTATTTCATACAGTGATGAAATGATTGGTACATGTTAAAGCTTTTGAATGTAAATTGATTGCTGTGTCATATTTTTCGGTTCACAGACAGAGCTTTCATTTGAAGAATCCTGGATTTCGGAGATTGTACAGTCTAATCAAAACATCATAAAAGCCGAAGACTTGAATCATTTGAAAAGAGTACATTTACAGGTACAGTAATACAACTATTACTCACATTCTGTACCTATGAGGGTGAGTTGATAATTACCTGCAATCAGGGGTGTTGCTAGGGTCTGACAAGATAAGGGGCACAAGCCCCAAGAGACATAAGTTTTGCCCCCTCCAAAAAACTTAAAATTATCCAATACAACGTATTTACAGTATAAGATAACATTTATAATATGAAAGATTCGGAATGAATGGCTCAATTCCATTTgtggtagtaataataataataataatctttatttatatagtgccaatatattctgcagcgcttacaagacggggaacagaaacaaaaccatcgTTACATGTAATAATAAtggtaatctttatttgtatagcgccaactttttcCGCAGCACATTTGAGTGCACAAGGGGCTCAATAGGGACAGGGTGGAGAGGTgtgcaggcaggaaataaacatGATGGGTGTAGCTTGAGGGCGGGGACTGAATTAGGGGAATCtctatgcttctttgaagaggtgagtcttcAGGGCACATCAGAAGTTctgtgcatcaggaattgtccagatgtcttggggtagagcagtgaaggagaggtcagaatccagtaTGACGCAGGCAGCAAATGTGCTGTCTGGGGGATATGGTGGTGCCAGCTACTGATATGAAGATGTTGGGGGAAAGTCGTCTGGTAGAGGATGGAAAAACGAGAAggccagtttttgagaggttaagtttaagACAGAGTGagaacatggtgttagagacagcagacagacagtcagatatgttttggaggaaaggtgcagagatgtcacgggaggaggtgtgtaGCTTGGTGTCGTCGGTATaaaggtggtatttgaggccaaatctgtggatagTTTGTCCTATTTGGGCTGTAAAGAtaaagaagagaagggggccaaggaagTGGATGGGAGGTTGAGCTAGTGAAAAAGGCGCTGAAAGAGCTGTCCGAGaaataggaggagaaccaagatagagcagtgaaaaaacaaaaaaattaccaaaaatccTGCGCTCATAGGGCAGTCATATAGTAATAATCCATGGCAATGAGTAGCAATTTCCAGAGAAACAACTGACACTTACTTCGGAAGAGGGGGATATGATAAACACAGAAAATCCCTCCTACTGATGATACTTCATGTAGATGTTATAGTATAAATGCGGTGCTCCATCCAATGTATAAGTTAGATGGTTTCTTTATTTTTGACAGTATAACGGCAACGCGTTTCACTGCATAcaagcacctttttcaagccataCATAGACAAGCAGAATAGACCTTTAAATAGTATTCATATTTACCCTATGTCCTAAGCACATATCCCTCATTCAGTGTCCTCCGCTCACTCTGGAGGTCCTATTGGGTGCGTCACgtagtgacgtcatcacgtgcATGCGCCGCTAACCTCTCTGTGGGTCACTTGTGGAACGCACGGTGCGCTTCATCCAGAGGAGGGAGGTAGTTCTGTGATAATGTTATTTCTTCAATGTTAGCACAGCAGAATACCTCTCTTCCATTAATACAATTGAGTGGAGAGCGCGCTCAGTGCTACAAGGGGTCCTCAATGTATTTTTACGCCACAGTGGCGCGTTCTCAGGTTTGGGAGCATGCTTCAATCAACTTGTGCAGACAATATTCATCACATCACTTTTCAGTGGGCGGGATGTACTTTTGGATTATCACATACATTAGAAAATATATCCATATATATGCGCAAATTATACATTTACcataatatattaaaaaagcaTTTGATTATCACTATGAAACAGGGGTGGCTCACAATTAAAAATTAATCATAGATAATAATACATCATAAATTTATATCCCCATATATCAAAATTAATAACCATAATAATTAAACTTATTGGTAGCAAAAATATCACTAATGATTCAATAAATACCTAAAATTATGTCCACTTTATAACAGAAGAAACATTAAAAACCTCGCCCTCATGGTGGATGGTGAGGTTTTAGGTCTtttagcatgaatttgaagtggagaaagtcagAAAGCTGTTTGGATTTACACCACAGCGTTCAGCACATCTGGAGCACAGCCGGATGAAATGCATTTTGGATATGATCCAGGGTTGTCGTGGTCAGCGATTGACGGCTCTGGTCAccgggggtgccgcttcatctaGGGCGCGTCTGAGGGTGGTGGAGTAATTTTTGGCAGCCAGGTTGGAGCATGAGAGAAGAGAGATGGGGACAGGGAGGACAATAGGGTCTTGGCGAAACTGTTGTGTACGGACGGTCTGGAGGTTCctggaggtgcgatagataggaggggcCGGGGAGATATTAGGGTTCCTAATGGAGAATAAGAGGAGGTTGtggtctgagagtggaaggggagggggggttagtaAAATGGGAGGCAGAGGAAGATTAAAGAGTGTTACCATTTCTGGGAGTAGCGGAGTCGGGGAGTTGTAATAGGCCAAGGTAGGAGGTGAGTGTTAAAAGCTggggcagatggggagatgggatTGTTAATGGGAATGTTGAAACCACAAAGTATGAGGGTTGGGTATTCACAGGAGAGGAAGTGGCGAAGCCAGGCAGCGAAGTGATCCAGGAAGAGGTGGGGGGAGCCAGGGGCTGGTAGATAACTGTGACATGTAGAGGGAGTGGACGGAATAGTTGCAGGGTGTTTACTTCGAATGACAAGAAGATGAAAGAGGGGACTGGGGGGATGACCTGGACAGTGCAATTTGGCAACAGGAgaacacctactcctccgccacaccTGTCATCTGATCCGGGTGGTGtcagaactgcaggccattataggacagtgcagcaggggaggtggAATCGGATTGCTGTATCCAGTTTTCGGTGAGGGCGCAGAGGTTGAGGTGCTaggtggtgaagaggtcatggattgCTGGGAGTTTGTTGCACGCTGATTGGGAGTTCCAGAGGGCACAATTGAAGGAGACAGGGAGGAGTGCGTCCGGGCTAGTGGTCAGACTTGGCGGGTGTGTTGCTGTGATTTGGGGGGGATAAAGGCTGGGAGCGGTGCAGTGTGGGTCCgagttgggggagatgtcccctgcagctaaaaGTAACAGCTCTCGAGGGTGAGGAGATGGTTGGGGGACTTGTGAGGGTAGCTGTGGTGCTTTTTGGCAGTGAGAGTGTGGTGGAGGCATTTAAGGAAGGTGAGAAgcacatgtagtaatcaattgaaggaaacagtaggggtaagggtcctgctccaatgagcttacatactacaaataatggggtgatacagaaggtaaaggagctggagatgtgcaaggtatggcaAAAtgaagagtgtgggatgctatacacatagatgttgGTCAAATTGGGCAGTATAGCGTCCAAATcgctatgactgcagggggtggttaaTTGTGGCTAGcgggattgcaatcagtaggacatggtgcatgttatcaggtggagtaaagaaaggtttggtttaggagatatggtatgcctccctgaagaggtgcggttttagagcacgcctgaagttttgtgtgacatggattgcccagatagtttggggGTAGCgagttccagagaactggtgctactctggagaagtcttgaaggtgggaatgagaagtagaggggcgcttaatctgatttcgttaaCAGAACAGAGggcacgggctgggtggtggattgagatgagggaggcaatgtaggactgcgcagtgctgtggagaacTTAGTATACCTTATATTGTTGTGTTTTACAAGCAGACTTTGTCACAGATTTCACCCCCATACCTTGTAAAGGGGAAATCCAAAGAGAAAATAAGCAACATAAACTAACATCCTGTAAATTTAAAATCCATAAACTTGGTCAGCTTATGTACTAACTGTTTTGAGTACTGGGTgaatgagatttgttaaaatgCTGCTACTGTAAAACTCTGATTACATATCTGGATGGAAGATGCACAGCATATGTGAACAAACTCTGAAAATGGAACTGAGTTTCTGATCAGCTTGGTtacatcctaattagagatgagcgagcatactcgtccgagcttgatgctcgttagagtattagggtgctcgagatgctcgttactcgagacgagcaccacacggtactcgtctcgattaaacgagcactgaccattgaattcaatggagccggcaatacagccggctccattgaaagcaatgggctgccggcgagcgcggggtgaattttcgggaagggcttaaaaatataagcccttacctgaaattcatccagaaatgtgtaaaaagtaaaaaaataaatatactcaccttgtcccggcagacggagttcagccgcggctgcccggcagttctcctgaactgctgtgagtagtattcagcagccggggatttaaaatccccgcctgctgaatgagctgcctgtgattagtcatagcctcaccaatcagaggcagctctcactcacccattcatgaattcatgaatgggtgagtgagtgctgcctctgattggctcagcgcagggaccaatcaggggcagctctcagctgtcattcagctgagaactGCCGCTGATTGGTctctgagctgagccaatcagaggcagcactcactcacccattcatgaattcatgaatgggtgagtgagagctgcctctgattggtgaggctgtgaccaatcagaggcagctcattcagcaggcggggattttaaatccccacctgctgaatactacagaaagcagttcaggagaactgccggccagacgcggctgaactccggctgcagcggaaaggtgagtatacattttttttctatttttacacattttaggatgattttcaggtaagggatgTATtgacgactccattgaattcaatgggccaacatcattcttctctgccacagctgttacagctgtggcagaggagaacgatctttatgctgacagtgcggggggtgtctcactcttgccactattgtggcttaatagtgagacctcggagcccgaaatgcagccctgcatgttgctcctcgcctgccctatacatttctgtgttttgtacatgactttggtgatttgctaagattttcacaaatgaaaaccttagcggagcaccagtcatatacaaaaatgctcgagtcgcccattgacttcaatggggttcgttactcgaaacggactctcgagcatcactgaaagttcgactcgagtaacgagcactcaagcattttggtgctcgctcatctccaatcctAATACATCATGTCACATGGTTTACAGCAGCACTTTTCTTCTGTATAGATCCAACAGTATATATGTGCATACATTGCACACATACCTGTATACACACTGCACATTTCGATCAATCCATTGGCTTTGCATGTACTACTTCCTAAATCATTGCTACAGCTTGGTCTTCTAGCAAAATCAGTGACCAGAGACATGAGAAGCAAAGAACTCGGCACTACACATCATCCAGCAGGGGAAGGCCGCAAAAAGAGAGTACAGGATGTGGGACTGATAGTGAATCACTCGGCTCATGGAAGAAGAAGTCTGCAGAACCAAGACAGTACTGAACAGCCGGCAGGGCTAAGAACTTCCTGAAGAGCAGCTATACATATAATCAGCAAGCAGCAGGGAGCTGTGTGCTGATCTCATGCATAATCTGCTGGATACATAATGGGAAAATGATACATATGTCAGCAGTCAAAACGGGAGCAGCCGCTGATTGGCTCAGTAAGCTACTTATATGTAAAGTAGTAGCCCAGTGTTTTTTTCCCTTAATACTGCTAATCAGCTCCATAGACATGTTAgggcaggttctatcttttctcggccgtaGTATTAACAGCCgagaaaagagagaaaacaaaaccactgaaatcctattggaataagtggttttgttttgtcccgttatgcggccgtgattatcatagcgggaaaaaaaacacggcagtctgaaactgcccttaagGAGTAGTTAGAtttaggaacctttcacatgCACATATGCAGTTTTGGTCCGTGAAATATGCACAGCAAATTTGGACCTTCTATAGATGGTTCTATAGATTTCTCCTGCATCCATCCATAAATATACACAGAATATGCATGTATCATGTATATTCCCTAGGTATCTatgcaatcccattgactttagaaaatacaaatgtaacatggagcgcaaatacgcctgtgtgaatgagccctgataaataaccctttgaaggcaaccataatgctaatgtggcccttggtgaaaatgagtttaacACCCCTGAGCTACATAATGCTGCAACCCAAGCAACAGAGGGAAAGGCAGCAGGTGAACAGAAACGGGTTGAGGAGGAGAACAAACACCAGGAACATGAAGGCTGGAAGGAGTATGGGCGGATGTAGGGGAAGACACACAACAGTCGCTTTGTCCCTGAAGGgagtaaaagagatgaaaaaggagggtggagcaagacccagtgagggtggtgggaTATTtttggagtacaaagtgtttccaatgatggagtatttcaaatgatggaggtgttgccaaccagatgacgctccaccagggtgggcatgagtgtagcgaaaagaatgtggaaaaaaactggtgtgggggcgcaaccctctaagctactagaagataaaaGATCCAAATGTGATAGTGAAGgcacttctttctcccctgtccccctgccacatacaggacctccggcacacccaaaacacctttgggattgtgtcacccccaggcatcctgttgtgtccAATCCAGcggaactgacgaaggggctcgtccccgaaacgcgttttcaattgctggtttttatcttgtgaaataacaaaaaagaagtgccttcactatcacatattggatcttttatcttctagtagcttagagggttgcgcccccacaccagtttttttttccacattcttttcgCTTGTCCCTGAAGGAGCCTCTGTTACACATTGCAGGCTAAAGATTTGGATCAATGGGCTTCTAATCTTGGCACAAGGCACAGGGGAAATACCTAGCAATGCCGATTGCCCACAATACagctacagatagtcccctacttgcgaacaggttccgttccaggagcctgttcgcaagtccatttgttcgcaagtccgaacaaatggttgtatggaggggatcgcggtcGGATCCCGCTCCAtgcaacgtcgggtgcaggctgttcttacagtggACACCTGGCGCCGGCAGTTCCGACGAGTCGcacagctcgtcggaactgttaacactttaaataccgctgtcagctggCACCCAACGTTCAGCGGGCCCGTACAGTTTcccgcgatgagatcgcgggacgctgtgcagttgctaggcagccgggggcctcctgaaaggcctcagggctgcctatgcagagtgcctatcaagcgcacggcttgataggcactctgcatagacagccctggggcctttcagaaggcccctggctgcctagcaaccgcacagcgtccctcaatctgaccagacaggcttctatcaggcttgatagaagcctctccggtccctgcacagtatgttgtaatgccatagcattacatcatactgtgcaggacagattgttcgcatcttgcgaagttcaTAAATCGAGCGTTcgtaagtcggggactatctgtatatactttatatcaataaaaatggaaaacaaagaTTTATAATGTAATTTTTCAATGCATTTCCATCATTGCTTAAGCTACTTTATGCCCTCAGAAAGAATGTTTTTGGCTGAGCAGCGAGCCATGTGTACACCACTTCCTTCAGTTCTTGGACCAAGGTAAATGGACAACCTCATAATGTCTTCTTGAATGAACTGAACAGATGATAGTCTGAAGGGGCAGAATAGGAAGTATACAGAGGGTGAGACAATACCTTAAACTTGAGTTTCtggaaagtttcaaaagtataggcagaagtATGCAGAGGGGCATTATCATGCAGTGACACAATGGCTTTCGACAGTTGTCTTTGGAATTTGCTTCAGATTGCAGACTTCGGCCTGTCACAACCATGACTAATTTGCAGATCATTTTCATCAATACCAGTCATCTGTCTAACAGAACCATGTCACATATGTTCTCAATGTAGTCATCAGTTGTGTCAGTGAATAGTGTCCGGCTCCATCTTAATGTGTAACATTTGTGTGACCATTTTTGAATTTTTGAATCCATTTGTAGACACTCCGTTGCAGCAAAACACTTCCTGTTTTGTGTTGAAAATCTTGAATGGATTTCAGCCTGATATACCTTTAGACCACAAAAAACGGATGACTGAAAACTGCTCTAATTTGTTGCAAAGAAAAAGCGGAACTGCCATGGTTAATGTCACGGTTACGTCAATTAAATTGACCTAGCAACTTCAAATCTGTGCAGGGagtaataaaatcacacatgcgtGTGAAAATGACAGTGCTGCCAAAAGAAACTGCATTGCAGATAAATATTGACTAACCCTCATTGCTTCAAAGTTTGGTTTGTATGTAGCTGATTGATTTATTAAACATAACTTTCTTTTGTGCAATTGTGAACAGATTAAAGAATATCTTCGAGGTTTTAAAGGCTTGGTAAGAAATTTGATTGAAAAAATTGAAAGCTGCATCATTGAAATGACCACAATTGCAGAAGATCTGGACAAATTCCACAGAGGAGCCACCATTGCCAGTGTTACGGGAAGTTCATTTGGAATTGCTGGAGGCATCACTACTATTGTAGGCCTGGCACTGGCGCCCGTTACACTTGGAGCATCCCTGATTGTCAGTGGTGTCGGCATTGGTGTTGCTGTAGCTGGAGGAGTCACTGGGGCATCGGCTTCAATTGCTGATACTGTAAATATGAAAAAGAAGAGCAACAAAGTGCAAGAGCTTGTAAATCAAATTAATGAAATGATGAAAGGTTTGAAAGAGATTTCTGACAATATTAGCTCAGAAGTCGAGAACATACAGGTTAGATTCAACGAAGATGAATTATTTGATTCAACAAGAGTGTTGGGAAGAAGTGTATTATCTGCAGTAGAGGCTTCCAGAATGACTCAGCTGGGCAAAATATCGACAGTGGCATCTCGAGGGGCCCAGTTAGCCACTCGGGGGgttcaggcagctgctgtcattTCTGGGGTTTTAGCAGCTGTGTTTATTATAATTGATGCCATTTTTATTGTTAAGGGAGCCATTGACCTGCACAAGGGGAGTAAGACGGAGGAAGCTGCAAGCATAAGAGCATGCGCTGAGGAGCTGAAAATAATATCTCTGGATTTGCAGGAAGAACATGACAAATGCAGCAAGGAACTGAGCTTTATTTTTAAATACTAAATaatatttttacttctaaaagaCGCACAAAGGTTCCTTTAGAGCTGGTGTTCTCCTAGATGAACTTAGTGCTTCTAGTTACCTTTTGTAAATTCAGattattttttactaatttttttttaaattgctatttacgACCTCAGGCAAGCAGCAAACCCATGTACTTGAAGGCGGTGGTAAAGAGAGTCTGTATGGTCAGGGCCATATTTAGAGTTCATGCTGCCCTAGGAACTTTTAGTGCTCCTATTGAATCATAAAATCATAAAGTTGGAAggaaccttcagggtcatcgggtccaaccacctgctcagtgcaggattcactaaatcatcccagacagatgtctatcaagcctttgtttgaacacttccatttaaggagaattcaccacctcccatggcaaccggtTCCACTCAtttaccctcactgtctaatatctaatctgtgtctcctccctttcagtttcatcccattgcttctagtcttcccttatgcaaatgagattagaactgatccctctgcactgtgacagcccttcacatatttgtagacagctattaagtctcctctcagccttcttttttttgacacttgccctacagtttctgcagatggcATTATATTCttatagataccccccccccttttcatttgataaacattttcttcttcctttttaatTTCAAagggatttttatttattttatatcaaATTACATAAACTCTCTTCTCAACCCCCAACAATCTGCCCTGTACACTTACTAAATCAAGGGGTAACTGCTccttactgatcctcctcgacctcttcgcagcattcaacactgttgaccacaaactcctcctcagtatgctttgccaCATCAGCCTAAAGGACCCGACAAGGCCCCGACAAGGCCGATTAGGCCTGCTAACCCTTTAaaccatttaa
This window contains:
- the LOC136622434 gene encoding apolipoprotein L4-like — encoded protein: MINLLAKLDTSQTPAILVALDAEKAFVRLHWGFAFSTLDNFGLLRSTKQLRSLFDGDSARIQDRSEWKPIMTELSFEESWISEIVQSNQNIIKAEDLNHLKRVHLQIKEYLRGFKGLVRNLIEKIESCIIEMTTIAEDLDKFHRGATIASVTGSSFGIAGGITTIVGLALAPVTLGASLIVSGVGIGVAVAGGVTGASASIADTVNMKKKSNKVQELVNQINEMMKGLKEISDNISSEVENIQVRFNEDELFDSTRVLGRSVLSAVEASRMTQLGKISTVASRGAQLATRGVQAAAVISGVLAAVFIIIDAIFIVKGAIDLHKGSKTEEAASIRACAEELKIISLDLQEEHDKCSKELSFIFKY